A window of the Gemmatimonadaceae bacterium genome harbors these coding sequences:
- the pyrR gene encoding bifunctional pyr operon transcriptional regulator/uracil phosphoribosyltransferase PyrR, producing MTKKPSTVLDPRGIDRTLRRMADQIVELNNGTDNLVIVGIQRRGVQLADRIVRIIKANEGVDVVSGALDITLYRDDLQTVGPRPVVGATTLPWTLDDQKVVIIDDVLYTGRTVRAALDELADFGRPARIALAVLIDRGGRELPIHADIIGRTVEVAPGHRVDVLVEELDGRDEVVITAKDED from the coding sequence ATGACCAAGAAGCCTTCAACCGTCCTCGACCCGCGCGGCATTGATCGCACGCTGCGGCGCATGGCGGACCAGATCGTGGAGTTGAACAACGGCACCGACAACCTGGTGATCGTTGGCATTCAGCGGCGTGGCGTGCAACTCGCCGACCGCATCGTGCGGATCATCAAGGCCAACGAAGGCGTCGATGTCGTGAGCGGCGCCCTCGACATTACGCTCTATCGCGACGATCTGCAGACCGTGGGGCCGCGCCCCGTCGTGGGGGCCACCACGCTCCCCTGGACGCTCGACGATCAGAAGGTCGTCATCATCGACGATGTGCTGTATACCGGACGGACCGTTCGCGCCGCGCTCGACGAACTGGCCGACTTTGGCCGGCCGGCGCGCATCGCCCTCGCCGTACTCATCGATCGTGGTGGGCGGGAACTCCCGATCCACGCCGACATCATCGGGCGCACGGTGGAGGTGGCGCCGGGCCATCGCGTCGATGTGCTTGTCGAGGAACTCGATGGTCGCGACGAAGTGGTGATCACCGCCAAGGACGAGGACTGA
- a CDS encoding aspartate carbamoyltransferase catalytic subunit has translation MAGPLGKDLLGLAPLSAEQIRLVLDTAIPFREISERAIKKVPTLRGATIVNLFFEASTRTRISFEFAEKRLSADTVNVAAAQSSVSKGETLVDTARNLEAMKIDMVVIRHPASGAAQFLAERIESNVINAGDGTNEHPTQGLLDLMTLRDKFGELAGRKICIVGDVLHSRVARSNIWGLTKLGADVAVCGPRSLLPNAIEEMGVTVFNRIEEAIEWADALNVLRLQLERMQAGYIPSLREYNRVFGVTSARLDKAPRDIVILHPGPMNRGVEIDSDVADGPHSVILDQVTNGVAVRMAALYLLAGGKPELAEAAKKGAP, from the coding sequence ATGGCTGGTCCCCTCGGCAAGGACCTCCTCGGCCTCGCCCCGCTCTCCGCGGAGCAGATCCGGCTGGTGCTCGATACCGCCATCCCGTTCCGCGAGATCTCCGAGCGCGCCATCAAGAAGGTGCCCACGCTCCGCGGCGCGACGATCGTCAACCTGTTCTTCGAAGCCTCCACGCGCACCCGCATCTCGTTCGAGTTCGCCGAGAAGCGGCTGAGTGCGGACACGGTGAACGTGGCCGCGGCCCAGTCGAGTGTCTCAAAGGGTGAAACGCTGGTCGATACGGCGCGCAACCTCGAGGCGATGAAGATCGATATGGTCGTCATCCGCCACCCGGCGTCGGGCGCCGCCCAGTTCCTCGCCGAGCGCATCGAGTCGAACGTCATCAATGCCGGTGACGGCACCAACGAGCACCCCACGCAGGGGCTGCTCGATCTGATGACCCTGCGCGACAAGTTCGGCGAGCTGGCCGGCCGGAAGATCTGCATCGTGGGCGACGTGCTGCACTCACGCGTGGCGCGCTCGAACATCTGGGGGCTCACCAAGCTCGGCGCCGATGTCGCCGTCTGCGGCCCCCGATCGCTGCTCCCCAATGCCATTGAAGAGATGGGCGTCACCGTCTTCAATCGCATCGAGGAAGCCATTGAATGGGCCGACGCGCTCAACGTGCTGCGCCTGCAGCTCGAACGCATGCAGGCCGGCTACATCCCGTCGCTGCGTGAGTACAATCGCGTCTTCGGCGTTACCAGCGCGCGGCTCGACAAGGCGCCGCGCGATATCGTCATCCTTCACCCGGGCCCGATGAATCGCGGCGTGGAAATCGACAGTGACGTGGCCGACGGCCCGCACTCGGTCATTCTGGATCAGGTCACGAACGGCGTTGCCGTGCGCATGGCCGCGCTGTATCTCCTCGCGGGCGGCAAGCCCGAACTCGCTGAAGCCGCCAAGAAGGGAGCCCCGTGA
- a CDS encoding dihydroorotase, with amino-acid sequence MSRDLLLKGGRIVDPSQGLDTIGDVLLRDGKVEACGGAIGTPDGAEVVDVSGLVVAPGLIDVHVHLREPGREDVETVATGAHSAVAGGFTGVCAMPNTKPVTDNQATVGFVKRQGETAGFARVYPYGAISLGQKGETLAEFGEMVAAGAVAFSDDGKPVESAHLMRTALEYARAFNVPVAEHCEDMTLARGGSMNEGLMSAKLGLKGIPAEAEEIYVIRDILLAKRTGGHIHLCHLSTKGSVELVRWGKERGINVTAEVCSHHISLTEAAVEGYNTNAKMNPPLRTQEDVEALQQGVADGTIDLLVTDHAPHHYDEKEREFADAPNGIVGLETALGVNCTYLLKPGIISLAQMIDAMSCKPAKVFHLPGGTLARGSVGDVTVFDPARTWTCDPKQFKSKGRNTPYGGHTFNGQALLTVVGGRVVYRAN; translated from the coding sequence ATGTCGCGTGATCTGTTGCTCAAGGGTGGTCGCATTGTCGACCCGTCGCAGGGCCTCGATACCATCGGGGATGTGCTGCTGCGCGATGGCAAGGTCGAGGCGTGTGGGGGCGCGATCGGGACGCCCGACGGCGCCGAAGTCGTGGATGTCAGTGGGCTCGTCGTCGCGCCGGGTCTGATCGACGTGCACGTGCATCTGCGCGAGCCCGGCCGCGAAGATGTCGAGACCGTCGCCACCGGTGCGCACAGCGCCGTCGCCGGCGGGTTCACCGGCGTCTGCGCGATGCCCAACACCAAGCCCGTCACCGACAATCAGGCCACCGTCGGCTTCGTGAAGCGCCAGGGCGAAACGGCCGGCTTCGCGCGCGTCTATCCGTACGGCGCGATCTCGCTTGGCCAGAAGGGCGAAACGCTCGCCGAATTCGGCGAAATGGTCGCGGCCGGTGCGGTGGCCTTTTCCGACGACGGCAAGCCGGTCGAAAGCGCGCACCTCATGCGCACCGCGCTGGAGTACGCGCGCGCCTTCAATGTGCCGGTGGCCGAGCACTGCGAAGACATGACGCTGGCGCGCGGCGGGTCGATGAACGAAGGGCTCATGAGCGCCAAGCTGGGCCTCAAGGGCATTCCCGCCGAAGCCGAAGAGATCTACGTCATTCGCGACATTCTCCTCGCCAAGCGCACCGGTGGCCACATCCATCTGTGCCATCTGAGCACCAAGGGCTCGGTCGAACTGGTCCGCTGGGGCAAGGAGCGCGGCATCAACGTCACCGCCGAAGTCTGCTCGCACCACATCTCGCTCACGGAAGCGGCGGTGGAGGGCTACAACACCAACGCGAAGATGAATCCGCCGCTGCGCACGCAGGAGGATGTCGAGGCGCTGCAGCAGGGGGTGGCTGACGGGACGATCGATCTGCTCGTGACGGACCACGCGCCGCATCACTACGACGAGAAGGAGCGCGAGTTCGCCGATGCCCCCAATGGCATCGTGGGCCTCGAGACCGCCCTCGGGGTGAACTGCACCTACCTGCTCAAGCCCGGCATCATCTCGCTCGCGCAGATGATCGACGCCATGAGCTGCAAGCCGGCCAAGGTCTTCCATCTCCCCGGCGGAACGCTGGCCCGCGGTAGCGTGGGTGACGTCACGGTGTTCGATCCGGCGCGTACCTGGACCTGCGATCCCAAGCAGTTCAAGTCGAAGGGGCGCAACACGCCCTACGGCGGCCATACGTTCAACGGTCAGGCGCTGCTCACTGTCGTGGGCGGCCGCGTGGTGTACCGCGCGAACTGA
- a CDS encoding class II aldolase/adducin family protein: MSAEPTAGQVWEQAEALAAACRRLHARGLLAGAEGNLSVRLADGSVLVTASGIDKARATAAQVVRLHAGGTPHHTPVTGDTTGDVAQRDRGLRASSEVGMHLACYAARADVQAIVHAHPPVATGFATAGQGLPADVLPELPVVVGPVALVPYGRPGTPALAAAMQPFLAGHEVFLLANHGVTTVGRSLTDALLRMESVEQAARILAVARVLGGAVRLPDGEAAALASLHRAGELAGSSLV; encoded by the coding sequence ATGAGCGCCGAACCGACGGCCGGTCAGGTGTGGGAGCAGGCGGAGGCGCTGGCCGCCGCCTGCCGCCGTCTGCATGCGCGCGGCCTGCTGGCCGGCGCCGAGGGGAATCTCTCGGTGCGACTCGCCGACGGGTCCGTCCTCGTTACCGCGTCGGGCATCGATAAGGCCCGCGCCACGGCCGCGCAGGTGGTACGGCTACACGCTGGCGGCACGCCTCATCACACCCCTGTGACGGGGGACACAACCGGTGACGTCGCGCAGCGTGACCGGGGGCTGCGCGCATCGTCGGAAGTGGGTATGCATCTCGCCTGCTATGCGGCCCGCGCCGACGTGCAGGCGATCGTGCATGCCCACCCCCCAGTGGCCACGGGGTTCGCAACGGCGGGGCAGGGGTTGCCCGCCGATGTGCTCCCCGAGCTGCCGGTGGTGGTCGGGCCAGTGGCGTTGGTGCCGTACGGGCGGCCGGGAACACCGGCGCTGGCGGCCGCCATGCAACCGTTCCTGGCCGGTCATGAGGTCTTTCTGCTCGCCAATCACGGCGTGACTACCGTGGGGCGATCACTGACCGATGCATTGTTGCGGATGGAAAGCGTGGAGCAGGCCGCGCGCATTCTGGCGGTCGCGCGGGTGCTGGGTGGGGCAGTGCGGTTACCGGACGGTGAAGCGGCGGCGCTTGCTTCGCTGCATCGGGCTGGAGAGCTTGCGGGATCGTCGTTGGTTTGA
- the rpsT gene encoding 30S ribosomal protein S20 — protein MPNIKSAKKDLRKSRAAAVRNRAQRSALRTAVKKAKAANAAADDRLTAASLLDRAARKGLIHKNAAARQKSRIAKSAKAA, from the coding sequence GTGCCGAATATCAAGTCCGCAAAGAAGGATCTGCGGAAGTCGCGTGCGGCTGCGGTGCGTAACCGCGCACAGCGCTCGGCGCTGCGTACCGCCGTGAAGAAGGCGAAGGCAGCGAACGCGGCGGCCGACGACCGCCTCACCGCCGCCTCGCTGCTTGATCGCGCGGCCCGGAAGGGGCTCATCCACAAGAACGCCGCGGCTCGTCAGAAGAGCCGCATCGCGAAGTCGGCCAAGGCAGCGTAA
- a CDS encoding site-2 protease family protein, which produces MDFQALALVAPGLLFAMVAHEYAHGYAAMKQGDLTAYSLGRLTFNPLKHIDPFMTVILPLVLWAMGAPIFGGAKPVPVNPRNYRHYRQGDIIVSLAGVATNLMIALVSVPIIVGLGVLGQQVPGIERPLAVLQRIVEVSILINLFLAAFNLLPIPPLDGSHVFKYLLPPKWALQYQRLGGLGFFLLFAVLSFARPVISMWLAPAYYLQRVAELYYFRYMLPNPFAA; this is translated from the coding sequence GTGGACTTTCAAGCGCTTGCTCTCGTTGCTCCCGGGCTGCTCTTCGCCATGGTGGCCCACGAGTACGCGCACGGCTATGCAGCCATGAAGCAGGGGGACCTGACCGCCTACTCCCTCGGGCGGCTCACGTTCAATCCCCTCAAGCACATCGACCCCTTCATGACCGTCATTCTTCCCCTCGTCCTCTGGGCGATGGGAGCCCCGATCTTCGGGGGCGCCAAGCCGGTGCCGGTCAACCCGCGCAATTACCGCCACTACCGCCAGGGCGACATCATCGTCTCCCTCGCCGGGGTCGCCACCAACCTGATGATCGCCCTCGTCTCGGTGCCGATCATCGTCGGCCTCGGCGTCCTCGGCCAGCAGGTCCCGGGCATTGAACGCCCCCTCGCGGTCCTCCAGCGGATCGTCGAGGTCAGCATCCTGATCAACCTGTTCCTCGCGGCGTTCAATCTGCTCCCCATCCCGCCGCTCGACGGGTCTCACGTCTTCAAGTACCTCCTGCCCCCAAAATGGGCGCTCCAGTACCAGCGCCTTGGCGGGCTCGGCTTTTTCCTGCTCTTCGCCGTGCTCTCCTTTGCCCGGCCGGTGATTTCGATGTGGCTTGCCCCCGCTTACTATCTGCAGAGGGTGGCCGAGCTGTATTACTTCCGGTACATGCTGCCCAACCCATTCGCCGCGTGA
- a CDS encoding segregation/condensation protein A produces MIAPNFRPLDSEASASFVVELSQFTGPLDLLLSLIRDEQVDIYDIPIARIAEQFLARISTLGLDEAADYLEMAARLLRIKAQMLLPRADGEETWEDPRAELVRRLLEYQQMREVVDLLERRGEERRHQFPRRFIATAADITPINAPLSLSLGELLAAVDRVLRTTKEPKIHEVVPRALDVAGAMTTVRTVLAMRRGCRWSDLVARDAEPWQILSVLLALLEMAKLGELRIAQHRPFASVEIQRDAVSEAA; encoded by the coding sequence GTGATCGCACCCAACTTCCGCCCGCTGGACTCCGAGGCTTCGGCCTCCTTTGTCGTCGAGCTGAGCCAGTTCACCGGCCCGCTCGATCTGCTGCTGTCGCTCATCCGCGACGAGCAGGTCGACATCTACGACATCCCGATCGCCCGCATCGCCGAACAGTTCCTCGCGCGCATCTCCACGCTGGGGCTCGACGAAGCGGCCGATTATCTCGAGATGGCGGCCCGTCTGCTCCGCATCAAGGCGCAGATGCTGCTCCCGCGCGCCGACGGCGAAGAGACCTGGGAAGACCCGCGTGCCGAACTGGTGCGTCGCCTGCTCGAATACCAGCAGATGCGCGAAGTCGTCGATCTCCTCGAGCGACGTGGCGAGGAGCGTCGGCATCAGTTCCCGCGTCGCTTCATCGCGACGGCGGCCGACATCACGCCGATCAATGCGCCGCTGTCGCTGTCGCTCGGCGAGCTGCTCGCGGCCGTCGATCGCGTGCTGCGCACGACCAAGGAACCGAAGATCCACGAAGTCGTCCCGCGTGCCCTCGACGTGGCGGGCGCGATGACCACCGTGCGGACCGTGCTGGCGATGCGCCGCGGCTGCCGCTGGTCCGACCTCGTGGCCCGTGACGCGGAGCCGTGGCAGATCCTGTCCGTGCTCCTCGCCCTGCTGGAGATGGCGAAGCTCGGCGAGCTGCGCATCGCGCAGCACCGCCCCTTTGCCTCTGTGGAGATTCAGCGTGACGCCGTTAGCGAAGCTGCTTGA
- the scpB gene encoding SMC-Scp complex subunit ScpB encodes MTPLAKLLEAALFAAPRPIALEALAALDPEASPAAVSAALDELREHYDIDGHGVELVEQGGGWQILTRAEFAEAIERAQVAVRPQKLSAAALETLAIVAYRQPIGRAEIEEIRGVAVGSVLKSLHERGLIDIVGRSEGIGRPLLYGTTPQFLEQFALRHLEELPRADELAIALRGAGNAAVAPE; translated from the coding sequence GTGACGCCGTTAGCGAAGCTGCTTGAAGCCGCCCTCTTTGCGGCCCCTCGCCCCATCGCGCTCGAGGCCCTCGCGGCGCTCGACCCCGAGGCGAGTCCGGCCGCAGTGAGTGCGGCGCTCGACGAGCTCCGCGAGCACTACGATATCGATGGGCATGGCGTCGAACTGGTCGAACAGGGTGGTGGCTGGCAGATCCTCACGCGCGCCGAGTTCGCCGAGGCGATCGAGCGGGCGCAGGTCGCGGTGCGTCCGCAAAAGCTGTCGGCGGCCGCGCTCGAAACGCTTGCCATCGTGGCCTACCGTCAGCCCATCGGCCGCGCCGAGATCGAAGAGATTCGTGGCGTGGCCGTTGGCTCGGTGCTCAAGTCGCTGCATGAGCGCGGCCTGATCGACATCGTCGGCCGCAGTGAAGGCATTGGCCGTCCGTTGCTCTACGGCACCACCCCGCAGTTCCTCGAACAGTTCGCGCTCCGTCACCTCGAGGAGCTGCCGCGCGCCGACGAACTCGCGATCGCCCTCCGGGGCGCGGGGAACGCCGCGGTCGCGCCCGAGTGA
- a CDS encoding rRNA pseudouridine synthase yields the protein MTPPRKKSGSKGGVGGFGAKKSAPRSEGAPTPEWRKKKPKPKTPPNTNNRKGGTVEARDEGPMRVQRALARAGAVSRREADRAVAEGRVQINGVRAEIGQLVDPARDVVTLDGKRIATKVTEHRWIVLHKPAAVMTTRRDPAGRTTVFDLIDDVPGLVYVGRLDFMTEGVLLLTTDGTAAHALTHPSREVERTYVATVQGDAVTAAREARKGIELEDGLVTPVEVLAHSLGGRRWAFEITITEGRNHEVRRICETLGLQVERLVRTRFGPVRLGAMESGTARALTSTEREVLDALIGA from the coding sequence GTGACGCCGCCGCGGAAGAAGTCAGGCAGCAAGGGCGGCGTCGGCGGTTTTGGCGCCAAGAAGAGCGCGCCCCGCAGTGAAGGCGCGCCCACGCCCGAGTGGCGCAAGAAGAAGCCCAAGCCCAAGACGCCCCCCAACACGAACAACCGCAAGGGCGGTACCGTCGAGGCACGCGATGAGGGCCCCATGCGCGTGCAGCGGGCCCTCGCGCGCGCCGGGGCCGTCTCACGCCGCGAAGCCGATCGCGCCGTCGCCGAAGGGCGCGTGCAGATCAACGGCGTGCGCGCCGAAATCGGACAGCTTGTCGATCCGGCGCGCGACGTGGTCACCCTCGATGGCAAGCGCATCGCCACGAAGGTCACCGAGCATCGCTGGATCGTCCTGCACAAACCCGCCGCCGTCATGACGACGCGCCGCGACCCGGCCGGCCGCACCACGGTGTTCGATCTCATCGACGACGTCCCCGGGCTCGTCTACGTCGGCCGCCTCGACTTCATGACCGAGGGTGTGCTCCTCCTCACCACCGATGGCACAGCCGCCCACGCGCTCACGCATCCGAGCCGCGAGGTCGAGCGCACCTACGTGGCCACGGTGCAGGGCGATGCCGTCACCGCGGCGCGCGAAGCCCGCAAGGGCATCGAGCTCGAGGACGGCCTCGTCACGCCGGTCGAAGTCCTCGCCCACTCTCTCGGCGGGCGACGCTGGGCCTTTGAGATCACGATTACCGAAGGCCGGAACCACGAGGTGCGCCGCATTTGCGAAACCCTCGGCCTCCAGGTCGAGCGCCTCGTCCGCACCCGCTTCGGCCCGGTACGCCTTGGGGCCATGGAGAGCGGCACCGCGAGAGCGCTGACCAGCACCGAACGGGAAGTCCTCGACGCCCTGATCGGCGCGTAA
- a CDS encoding MoxR family ATPase: MTASAPVSQDAALVQGVLHEVAKRIVGQEYMVERLLISLLTGGHVLLEGVPGLAKTLTVRTLAETVRTTFQRIQFTPDLLPADVVGTQIFDQQSGEFRVKHGPIFANIILADEINRAPAKVQAALLEAMQEKQVTIGGTTYRLAEPFLVLATQNPIEQEGTYPLPEAQVDRFMMKLRVGYPTRAEEKEILRRMAGGDNIVVNPVASPESLLEARRRIADMYMDERIVDYIVELVHATRYPGEVGAPDLRALIEFGASPRATIALGQAARAHAFLRGRAFVTPDDVKAIAPDVLRHRVLTSFEADAEGVTSDTIVSRLLAVVDAP, translated from the coding sequence TTGACCGCCTCCGCACCCGTTTCGCAGGATGCCGCCCTCGTACAGGGCGTGCTGCATGAAGTCGCCAAGCGCATTGTCGGCCAGGAGTACATGGTCGAGCGCCTGCTCATCAGCCTGCTGACGGGCGGCCACGTGCTGTTGGAGGGGGTCCCGGGGCTCGCCAAGACGCTCACCGTGCGCACCCTCGCGGAAACGGTCCGCACGACCTTCCAGCGCATTCAGTTCACCCCCGATCTGCTCCCCGCCGACGTCGTCGGCACGCAGATCTTCGATCAGCAGAGCGGCGAGTTCCGCGTCAAGCACGGGCCGATCTTCGCCAACATCATCCTCGCCGACGAAATCAATCGCGCGCCCGCCAAGGTGCAGGCCGCGCTCCTGGAGGCGATGCAGGAAAAGCAGGTCACGATCGGCGGCACCACGTATCGGCTGGCAGAGCCGTTTCTCGTGCTCGCCACCCAGAACCCGATCGAGCAGGAAGGCACGTATCCGCTTCCTGAGGCGCAGGTCGACCGCTTCATGATGAAGCTGCGGGTCGGCTATCCCACGCGCGCCGAAGAGAAGGAGATTCTGCGCCGTATGGCCGGCGGCGACAATATCGTCGTCAATCCGGTCGCCTCGCCGGAATCGCTGCTCGAGGCGCGCCGTCGCATCGCCGACATGTACATGGATGAGCGCATCGTCGACTACATCGTCGAACTCGTGCACGCCACGCGCTATCCGGGCGAAGTAGGCGCCCCCGATCTCCGGGCGCTCATCGAATTCGGGGCATCGCCGCGCGCGACCATCGCCCTCGGGCAGGCGGCGCGTGCGCATGCGTTCCTGCGCGGACGCGCCTTCGTCACGCCCGACGATGTGAAGGCGATCGCACCGGACGTGCTGCGGCATCGCGTGCTCACGTCGTTCGAGGCCGACGCCGAAGGCGTCACCAGCGACACGATCGTCAGCCGACTGCTCGCCGTCGTCGACGCGCCCTGA
- a CDS encoding DUF58 domain-containing protein, with product MAASPASIAPAEVLRQVRRVEVRTRRLVDSRFAGEYRSLFKGQGMEFAEVREYQIGDEVRSIDWNVSARMGRPFVKRYVEERELTIMLAIDMSGSSRFGTRARFKHELAIEMAGVLSLAAVRNNDRVGLMLFSDRVEHALPARKGRKHALRLIRDLLTVQPQGRGTDFNTMVERLMRLLPHRSVVFLASDFLAPDVERPLARLAQRHDVIAVTLEDPAERILPDIGAARLEDPETGAIVEIDTSHPLVRKAFAARIAKEDEDRRKLFGRLGLDEIVVHTEHGYVDALLAFFRARARRPHGAVRSGPRGLLGDAASAATVPTR from the coding sequence ATCGCGGCGTCGCCGGCGTCGATCGCCCCTGCCGAGGTCTTGCGGCAGGTGCGTCGCGTCGAAGTGCGCACGCGACGCCTCGTCGACTCGCGCTTCGCCGGCGAATACCGCTCGCTCTTCAAGGGGCAGGGGATGGAGTTCGCCGAAGTGCGCGAGTACCAGATCGGCGACGAGGTGCGCTCGATCGACTGGAACGTCTCGGCGCGCATGGGCCGCCCCTTCGTCAAGCGCTACGTCGAGGAGCGCGAGCTCACGATCATGCTCGCGATCGACATGTCCGGCTCGTCGCGCTTCGGCACCCGCGCGCGCTTCAAACATGAACTGGCCATTGAAATGGCCGGTGTCCTGTCGCTCGCCGCGGTGCGCAACAACGATCGCGTCGGTCTCATGCTCTTCTCGGACCGCGTCGAACACGCGCTCCCCGCCCGCAAAGGCCGCAAGCACGCCCTCCGCCTCATTCGCGACCTGCTCACCGTGCAGCCGCAGGGGCGTGGTACCGACTTCAACACGATGGTCGAGCGCCTCATGCGGCTGCTGCCGCATCGGTCGGTGGTCTTCCTCGCGTCCGATTTCCTGGCGCCCGATGTGGAGCGCCCGCTGGCGCGCTTGGCCCAGCGGCATGATGTCATCGCCGTCACGCTCGAGGATCCCGCCGAGCGCATCCTTCCCGACATCGGCGCCGCGCGGCTCGAAGATCCCGAGACGGGGGCCATCGTCGAGATCGACACGTCCCATCCGCTCGTCCGCAAAGCCTTCGCCGCGCGCATTGCCAAGGAAGACGAAGACCGCCGTAAGCTCTTCGGGCGCCTCGGCCTCGACGAGATCGTGGTGCATACCGAGCACGGGTACGTCGACGCGCTGCTCGCCTTCTTCCGCGCCCGCGCCCGCCGCCCCCACGGCGCCGTGCGCAGCGGCCCGCGCGGCCTGCTCGGCGATGCCGCCTCCGCCGCCACGGTGCCCACGCGATGA
- a CDS encoding VWA domain-containing protein, with amino-acid sequence MSTSLVAWWHGLVDALKGGEWWAGRAGLVTVFGINFAHPEALLLLIPVALWLWWSRRQSARQRTITFSRTDVLAAGPKPSLAWVRWLPWLRALALTGLVLAVAQPRSGARAERVNSEGIDIALVVDISSSMLAEDFQPQNRMEVAKDKVKRFVMGRKSDRVGLVAFSGEALTQVPLTTDYPVVLAAIDNLAVGQLEDGTAIGTAIATAANRLRNSPGRSRVMVLLTDGENNRGAIDPRTAAQAAGTFGIRIYAIGVGTEGMAAVPVGRGLFGLRYENRPVKIDEPLLTEIATTTGGRYFRARDAAALQAIYEQIDQLERSAVEAKAFIRYTERFRWPLLFGLFALFSELWLRARRGLLP; translated from the coding sequence ATGAGCACCTCGCTGGTGGCCTGGTGGCACGGGCTCGTGGACGCGCTCAAGGGCGGCGAGTGGTGGGCCGGTCGTGCGGGGCTCGTCACCGTCTTCGGTATCAACTTCGCCCACCCCGAGGCGCTGCTGTTGCTGATCCCCGTGGCGCTCTGGCTCTGGTGGAGCCGGCGTCAATCGGCGCGGCAGCGGACCATCACGTTCTCACGCACCGATGTCCTCGCGGCGGGCCCCAAGCCGTCGCTTGCGTGGGTGCGCTGGCTGCCGTGGCTTCGCGCGCTGGCGCTCACCGGCCTCGTACTCGCCGTGGCCCAGCCGCGCTCCGGTGCGCGTGCCGAACGCGTGAACAGCGAAGGTATCGACATCGCGCTCGTGGTGGACATCTCGAGCTCGATGCTCGCCGAAGACTTCCAGCCGCAGAACCGTATGGAGGTCGCGAAGGACAAGGTCAAGCGCTTCGTGATGGGGCGGAAGAGCGATCGGGTCGGGCTCGTGGCCTTCTCCGGTGAAGCGCTGACGCAGGTCCCGCTCACGACCGACTATCCGGTCGTGCTGGCCGCCATCGACAATCTGGCGGTGGGGCAGCTCGAAGACGGGACCGCCATCGGTACCGCGATCGCGACGGCGGCCAATCGCCTGCGCAATTCGCCGGGCCGGTCGCGCGTCATGGTGCTGCTTACCGACGGCGAGAACAATCGCGGCGCCATTGACCCGCGCACTGCGGCACAGGCGGCGGGCACGTTCGGGATTCGCATCTACGCCATCGGCGTCGGGACCGAAGGGATGGCGGCGGTCCCCGTCGGGCGAGGTCTCTTCGGCCTGCGCTACGAGAACCGGCCGGTGAAGATCGACGAGCCGCTGCTGACCGAGATTGCGACCACGACGGGCGGGCGCTACTTCCGCGCCCGCGACGCCGCGGCGCTGCAGGCGATCTACGAACAGATCGACCAGCTCGAGCGCTCGGCGGTCGAGGCCAAGGCGTTCATTCGCTATACGGAGCGCTTCCGGTGGCCATTGCTCTTCGGCCTCTTTGCGCTGTTCAGTGAACTCTGGCTCCGCGCCCGGCGCGGACTGCTGCCATGA